One genomic region from Sphingobacterium multivorum encodes:
- a CDS encoding LLM class flavin-dependent oxidoreductase, with amino-acid sequence MDKIALSALDLAPIKKGENTASALARTVKIAQHVEKLDFERIWVAEHHNMEYIASSATSLLIQHIASNTSSIRVGSGGIMLPNHAPLVIAEQFGTLETLFPGRIDLGLGRAPGTDQLTAMALRRNNLNTAFQFPQEVKDLQRYFSGDNYDAKVRAFPGEGLDIPLYILGSSTDSAYLAASLGLPYAFATHFAPAQFASASMIYHRNFVPSNALEKPYFISCVNVIAADSTEEANFLATSFYNLFAGIVTNTRRPLSEPTQEVIYKGIPAIEQAVQSMASCAFIGDGPKILPEIEKFVNDHKVDEIMTTSYIFDDEKCLHSLSLLKEILA; translated from the coding sequence ATGGATAAAATAGCGTTATCAGCATTGGACTTGGCTCCGATCAAAAAAGGAGAGAATACAGCAAGCGCATTGGCTCGCACCGTAAAAATAGCCCAACATGTAGAAAAATTAGATTTTGAAAGAATATGGGTTGCCGAACATCATAATATGGAATATATTGCCAGTTCAGCAACCTCACTCCTCATACAACATATTGCATCAAATACCAGTTCTATTCGCGTGGGTTCTGGTGGGATTATGTTACCAAATCACGCTCCTTTAGTTATTGCAGAGCAATTTGGAACATTAGAAACCTTGTTCCCCGGGCGTATCGACCTTGGCTTAGGACGAGCACCGGGCACTGATCAATTGACCGCAATGGCTTTACGCAGAAACAACTTGAATACAGCCTTTCAGTTTCCACAAGAGGTAAAAGACTTACAGCGCTACTTCAGTGGAGACAACTACGACGCAAAAGTACGTGCATTTCCAGGAGAAGGATTGGACATCCCACTCTATATACTCGGGTCAAGTACCGATAGTGCCTATTTAGCTGCTAGCTTAGGTCTTCCCTATGCTTTTGCAACGCATTTTGCTCCGGCACAGTTTGCCTCAGCAAGCATGATCTATCATCGAAATTTTGTTCCTTCCAATGCATTGGAGAAACCATATTTCATTTCCTGTGTCAATGTTATCGCCGCCGATAGTACGGAAGAAGCCAATTTCTTAGCAACAAGCTTCTATAATCTATTCGCTGGTATTGTGACAAATACCAGAAGACCACTTTCAGAACCTACTCAAGAAGTTATCTACAAAGGCATTCCCGCGATAGAGCAAGCTGTGCAAAGTATGGCTTCCTGTGCATTTATTGGGGATGGCCCTAAAATCCTTCCGGAAATAGAAAAATTCGTTAACGATCACAAAGTGGACGAGATCATGACGACTTCCTATATCTTTGATGATGAAAAGTGTCTCCATTCATTATCATTGTTGAAAGAAATACTTGCTTAA
- a CDS encoding aspartate kinase, protein MQVFKFGGASVKDAESVRNSARIISKYKGDALLVVISAMGKTTNLLEKLTKEYFNNTGNQFQTLEEAKAFHFQILQELFPEAKHPIFDEISNCFVEIEWILEEEPQDSYDYLFDQIVSMGELISTKIVAAYVAFIGEKVKWLDARDYIFTDNTYREAVVDWNKTEEKIRAELPAILDEYIVITQGFLGSTSENFTTTLGREGSDYSAAIFASCLNAENVTIWKDVPGVLNADPKWFEKTELIPELSYTDAIELTYYGATVIHPKTIKPLQNKKIALNVRSFVDPDSPGTMIKSTNQTLPVPSFIFKVNQIFISISPRDFSFIVEDNLRDIFNLFHEHRIKINMMHNTAINFTVSVDDTGKNLVDLINELEQKFKVRYESGLELITIRYYNQETIDRVLVDKEVISELKDTYTCQLLVKKI, encoded by the coding sequence ATGCAGGTTTTTAAATTTGGGGGTGCATCAGTAAAAGATGCTGAAAGTGTCAGAAATTCGGCGCGGATTATTTCTAAATACAAAGGCGACGCCTTGTTAGTCGTCATATCCGCCATGGGAAAGACAACGAACCTTCTAGAGAAATTGACCAAAGAATATTTTAACAACACGGGGAACCAATTTCAGACACTCGAAGAGGCGAAAGCATTTCACTTTCAAATCCTTCAAGAATTATTCCCTGAAGCTAAACATCCTATATTTGATGAGATTTCCAACTGCTTTGTGGAGATCGAGTGGATTTTAGAGGAAGAACCTCAAGATTCATATGATTATCTTTTCGATCAAATTGTTTCGATGGGTGAACTTATCTCCACCAAGATTGTTGCAGCTTACGTTGCATTCATTGGTGAAAAGGTAAAATGGCTAGATGCACGAGATTATATATTTACGGACAACACCTATCGCGAAGCTGTCGTAGACTGGAACAAAACGGAAGAAAAAATCCGTGCCGAACTGCCAGCCATCCTAGACGAGTATATTGTAATTACGCAGGGATTTTTAGGTTCTACCTCTGAAAATTTCACAACTACTTTGGGCCGTGAAGGTTCCGATTACTCTGCGGCAATTTTTGCTTCTTGTCTAAATGCCGAAAATGTAACTATATGGAAGGACGTTCCAGGTGTACTTAATGCGGATCCGAAGTGGTTTGAGAAAACCGAGTTGATTCCTGAGCTATCTTATACCGATGCTATCGAGCTTACCTATTATGGGGCTACGGTTATTCACCCGAAAACAATCAAGCCGCTTCAGAATAAAAAGATCGCATTAAATGTGCGATCCTTTGTAGACCCTGACTCACCTGGAACAATGATAAAGAGTACAAACCAAACTTTACCTGTGCCCTCCTTCATCTTTAAGGTGAACCAGATTTTTATTTCCATCTCCCCGAGGGATTTCTCATTTATCGTTGAAGACAATCTGAGAGACATCTTCAACCTATTTCATGAGCATCGTATTAAAATTAATATGATGCATAATACGGCGATCAACTTTACGGTCTCCGTCGATGATACTGGAAAAAATCTAGTCGACTTAATTAACGAACTGGAGCAAAAATTCAAAGTCAGGTATGAATCTGGGCTAGAACTCATTACAATCCGTTATTATAATCAAGAAACCATTGATCGCGTTTTGGTTGATAAAGAAGTTATTAGCGAACTAAAGGATACCTATACTTGCCAACTTCTCGTTAAGAAAATATAA
- a CDS encoding 3'-5' exonuclease yields the protein MNNLENNFPERLRDGRFTDIMIDLETLDTKDSTAILTIAAQAFNIETGEVCPINYYARLNYERQIQEGRTISVDTALWWGHQSEEAIDEAFGGHMTLWEALVNLRKYFDKHCYTDRQVWAKAPIFDLATLKHAYAKNDQEVYWDYSNERDVRTYLWAVENFTQHLNWEATHVSREDVSNQINAVCQVYQIINSK from the coding sequence ATGAACAATTTAGAAAACAACTTCCCTGAAAGACTGAGAGACGGACGCTTTACCGATATCATGATTGATCTGGAAACATTGGACACCAAAGATTCCACAGCCATCCTTACGATTGCCGCACAGGCTTTCAATATTGAGACCGGCGAAGTATGTCCAATCAACTACTATGCCCGGCTGAATTACGAAAGGCAGATCCAGGAAGGCCGGACGATATCTGTTGACACAGCACTTTGGTGGGGACATCAATCTGAAGAAGCAATAGACGAAGCGTTTGGGGGGCACATGACATTGTGGGAAGCCTTGGTAAACCTTCGGAAGTATTTCGACAAACACTGCTACACAGATCGGCAAGTCTGGGCTAAGGCTCCAATATTTGATCTCGCAACGCTCAAGCATGCTTATGCAAAAAATGACCAGGAAGTATACTGGGACTACTCCAACGAACGAGATGTCCGGACATACCTATGGGCCGTGGAGAATTTTACTCAGCATCTCAATTGGGAAGCAACGCATGTATCGAGGGAAGATGTGTCCAATCAGATTAACGCTGTCTGTCAGGTATATCAAATCATCAATTCGAAATAA
- a CDS encoding GNAT family N-acetyltransferase, with product MIKTTIREAIESDCTQMLELIKELAIFEKAPDEVTVSLEEFKDAGFGKNPVWGAFVAEVDGEIVGISLYYVRYSTWKGRRLYLEDLIVTERMRGLGIGKLLFDKTLAYGKQCGFHGMVWQVLDWNEPAIKFYEKYKANFDAEWINVSITY from the coding sequence ATGATTAAAACAACGATACGAGAGGCAATTGAAAGTGATTGCACCCAAATGCTTGAGCTAATTAAAGAATTAGCTATTTTTGAAAAAGCACCGGACGAGGTCACCGTGTCGCTTGAAGAATTTAAAGATGCAGGATTTGGAAAGAATCCCGTTTGGGGTGCATTTGTTGCCGAAGTGGATGGCGAAATTGTCGGAATTTCATTATATTATGTCCGATATTCAACCTGGAAAGGTAGAAGACTCTATTTGGAAGATTTGATTGTTACCGAAAGAATGCGAGGTTTAGGGATAGGCAAGCTGCTTTTTGATAAAACTTTAGCTTACGGCAAACAGTGTGGATTTCATGGCATGGTGTGGCAGGTCCTCGATTGGAATGAGCCAGCTATAAAGTTTTATGAAAAATATAAAGCAAACTTCGATGCCGAATGGATTAATGTGTCAATCACGTATTAA
- a CDS encoding DUF3298 and DUF4163 domain-containing protein, giving the protein MRFYFFLIVLFISCVLSACSDHKKAAIAKQPTDTLSYSQKIIDEHSNYFLKEDDRLDTTYFRAKYPIFQENKINTLISSIVHLEGDTSMADAAHRFINSYNEYVEDNNGKSTSTWNRDLQIDVIVNTPVFLGIRTKQEEYTGGAHGDHFTLYSNFDRQSNSAITINDIIQEENKNKFVQIAEQYFRKQEGLSADDSLNGKYFFEDGKFSLADNFTFEKNDILFYYNVYEIKSYAEGNTELRIPYTTFKHLISEKGLHYINSIN; this is encoded by the coding sequence ATGCGATTTTACTTTTTTTTAATAGTATTATTTATTAGCTGCGTTCTGTCCGCTTGCAGTGACCACAAAAAGGCCGCTATAGCGAAACAGCCCACAGACACACTTTCCTATAGTCAAAAAATCATCGATGAGCATAGCAATTATTTTCTAAAAGAAGATGATCGCTTGGACACAACTTATTTTCGCGCAAAATACCCGATTTTCCAAGAAAATAAAATCAATACCCTCATATCAAGTATCGTTCATCTTGAAGGCGACACAAGCATGGCAGATGCAGCACATCGTTTTATAAATTCATACAACGAATATGTGGAAGACAATAATGGCAAATCTACATCAACCTGGAATCGGGATCTACAGATTGATGTGATCGTCAATACGCCTGTTTTCTTGGGTATAAGAACCAAACAAGAGGAATATACTGGTGGAGCGCATGGGGACCATTTCACGCTGTACTCCAATTTTGATCGTCAATCTAACAGTGCAATTACAATCAATGATATCATTCAGGAAGAGAACAAAAATAAATTCGTTCAAATCGCCGAGCAATACTTCCGTAAGCAAGAAGGATTAAGTGCTGATGATTCCCTAAATGGAAAGTACTTTTTTGAAGACGGTAAATTTTCTTTGGCCGATAACTTCACTTTTGAAAAAAACGACATCCTGTTTTACTACAACGTATACGAAATCAAATCTTATGCTGAAGGAAATACTGAATTACGTATTCCTTATACAACATTTAAACATCTGATTTCAGAAAAAGGATTACACTATATTAATAGTATCAACTAG
- a CDS encoding YggS family pyridoxal phosphate-dependent enzyme — MSIASNLEALRLETEAVGVQLVAVSKTKSNSDIMEAYEAGQRIFGENHVQELVEKAALLPNDIQWHMIGHLQTNKVKYIAPFVSLIASVDSLKLLKEINKHAQKANRTIDCLLQVYIAEEETKFGFDHAELIELLRDDEFLELKNIRICGLMGIASNTDNEKVIKAEFYELKMLFDGIKVSFYRKEEYFNILSMGMSSDYKLAIEEGSTMVRIGSTIFGKRVIKHFKNND, encoded by the coding sequence ATGAGTATTGCTAGTAATTTAGAAGCGTTAAGATTGGAAACCGAGGCTGTTGGCGTACAACTTGTAGCAGTTTCAAAAACAAAATCCAATTCGGACATTATGGAAGCCTACGAGGCGGGACAGCGTATATTTGGTGAAAATCATGTTCAAGAATTAGTCGAAAAAGCCGCTCTTTTACCTAATGATATTCAGTGGCATATGATTGGTCACCTTCAAACAAATAAGGTCAAATATATTGCACCATTCGTGAGCTTAATTGCGTCAGTTGATTCTTTAAAATTATTAAAGGAAATTAACAAACATGCGCAGAAAGCGAACCGCACAATCGACTGTTTGCTGCAAGTATATATTGCAGAAGAAGAAACAAAATTCGGTTTCGACCATGCTGAACTAATCGAACTTCTTCGCGACGACGAGTTTCTTGAATTAAAAAATATTCGGATCTGTGGCTTAATGGGCATAGCATCCAATACAGATAATGAAAAGGTAATTAAAGCCGAATTTTATGAGTTAAAAATGTTATTCGATGGAATTAAGGTAAGTTTCTACCGGAAGGAAGAGTATTTCAATATCCTATCCATGGGAATGTCTTCAGACTATAAGCTAGCGATTGAAGAAGGTTCGACAATGGTACGGATTGGAAGCACAATATTTGGCAAAAGAGTAATCAAACACTTCAAAAACAATGATTAA
- a CDS encoding DUF4468 domain-containing protein, producing the protein MKRILLLTFMLIGCRLFAQEWKVVEWDGKSQGEIRSALKVWVADYFKSAKNVIQLDELDRIIIKGNNGIYEVSETKYGSIPVDYTLNFTIDFQIKDSKFRYLVKDLILKTPLVSFTPESLKLANDENRTAALKYKGNSRKAMESGADAIDRVLDRSKIFLSHLSEDIESIPLKTKSETENW; encoded by the coding sequence ATGAAAAGAATATTATTATTAACCTTTATGCTGATTGGTTGTCGGTTATTTGCTCAAGAATGGAAAGTTGTAGAATGGGATGGCAAATCTCAGGGTGAGATTAGATCGGCCCTTAAGGTGTGGGTAGCCGATTATTTTAAAAGTGCAAAAAATGTAATCCAGCTTGACGAACTTGATAGAATTATAATAAAAGGGAATAATGGTATTTATGAAGTTTCTGAAACAAAATATGGATCAATACCTGTTGATTACACTTTGAACTTTACAATTGATTTTCAAATTAAAGACTCTAAGTTTCGATATCTTGTAAAAGATCTTATTCTAAAAACACCGTTAGTCTCTTTTACTCCAGAATCTTTGAAATTAGCAAACGATGAGAATCGTACCGCTGCTTTGAAATATAAAGGTAATTCTAGGAAAGCAATGGAGTCTGGCGCAGATGCTATTGATCGAGTGTTAGATCGGAGCAAGATATTTTTGTCGCACCTTAGTGAAGACATCGAATCAATTCCTTTAAAAACAAAATCAGAAACTGAAAATTGGTAA
- a CDS encoding DUF4406 domain-containing protein gives MEKPIVYIAGPVSGQPDLNKQAFYAAQEELNAIGFDARNPHDFCIGIKSSDPSDPKFYKKGFQVLTECTDILLLDGWAYSNGAQVERDAAVLFKLGIFESIDDLKLKYTNEL, from the coding sequence ATGGAAAAACCAATCGTATATATCGCAGGCCCTGTAAGTGGTCAACCTGATCTGAATAAACAAGCATTTTATGCTGCACAAGAAGAACTCAACGCCATAGGCTTTGACGCACGCAATCCTCATGACTTCTGTATCGGCATTAAATCTTCGGATCCGTCCGATCCAAAGTTCTACAAAAAAGGATTTCAAGTATTAACGGAGTGCACCGATATCCTCTTGCTGGATGGCTGGGCTTATTCTAATGGCGCCCAAGTAGAACGGGACGCGGCAGTCCTTTTTAAGCTCGGAATTTTCGAGTCAATTGATGATCTGAAGTTGAAATATACAAACGAACTGTAG
- a CDS encoding DUF1345 domain-containing protein, whose product MEKINYYLHRMQSIHRAMISVCIFLLIYFISPIKTIPLLNLMLCWFGFCLSYVSISWYTFYITPISTIAHKAQQEDGSRLFVSLLIILVTIGCFISVLMIIISSKDKQLNDAYIIIICMLAMLASWILVHTIYTFHYARLYYEHHANGAGLEFPGDDHPDYLDFAYFSFVMGCTFQVSDVEISSKKIRRVALFHGLLSFALNTFVVALTINIISGLIN is encoded by the coding sequence ATGGAAAAAATAAACTATTACCTACATCGAATGCAATCCATTCATAGGGCAATGATTTCGGTCTGTATTTTTTTATTGATCTACTTCATCTCTCCCATTAAAACCATCCCCCTGCTCAATTTGATGTTGTGCTGGTTTGGTTTTTGTCTTTCCTACGTTTCTATATCTTGGTATACATTCTACATCACACCTATTTCTACCATTGCGCACAAAGCACAGCAAGAAGATGGTAGCCGTCTCTTTGTGTCCCTTTTGATCATTTTGGTAACCATTGGCTGTTTTATTTCCGTATTAATGATTATTATATCAAGTAAGGATAAACAGCTCAATGATGCCTATATTATTATTATTTGTATGCTGGCCATGTTGGCTTCATGGATATTGGTTCACACCATATACACCTTTCATTATGCGCGATTATACTACGAACATCACGCAAATGGAGCTGGACTGGAGTTTCCAGGAGATGACCATCCAGATTATTTAGATTTTGCTTATTTTTCATTTGTGATGGGCTGTACCTTTCAAGTATCTGATGTGGAAATATCGTCAAAAAAAATAAGAAGAGTAGCATTATTTCATGGCCTCCTCTCCTTTGCCTTAAATACGTTTGTCGTTGCATTGACCATTAACATCATTTCTGGCTTAATCAATTGA
- a CDS encoding DUF4296 domain-containing protein — MLRLILNLLAVIFLFGSCIGTGEKDIISQGKFVDALTEIQLTDSYLNILPIDSARKVMLPLYQVTFDKYGLDSVSFRKNLDYYGKDAEVMSAIYKKVEDNLTKENKIYADIERKKQDSIRTRDSIQNMRIQDSTNRVMRAQQAYQERIAALVHYLPNKAKFNFREASSLFNTDFQTKTGMSMNSYLMNQLSVGNSNLPIESPSLQKDTTSQLKTPGTSVKDTVVTQNHVEPQLPTNELEKRPILTPPRHIKPPTEL; from the coding sequence ATGCTACGATTAATACTGAATCTACTTGCAGTGATTTTTTTATTTGGTTCTTGTATCGGAACTGGGGAGAAAGATATTATCTCCCAAGGTAAGTTTGTGGATGCATTGACCGAAATTCAACTGACAGACTCCTATCTTAATATTTTACCCATTGATAGCGCACGTAAAGTGATGTTGCCTTTGTATCAAGTGACCTTTGATAAATATGGATTGGATTCGGTTTCCTTTCGAAAGAACTTAGACTATTATGGTAAGGATGCTGAAGTGATGTCTGCGATATATAAAAAAGTGGAGGATAATTTAACGAAGGAAAATAAGATTTACGCCGATATAGAACGGAAAAAACAAGATTCAATTCGAACGCGCGATTCAATCCAGAATATGCGTATTCAAGATAGCACCAATCGCGTTATGCGTGCACAGCAGGCGTATCAGGAACGAATTGCAGCACTTGTCCATTATCTGCCAAATAAGGCGAAATTCAACTTTAGAGAAGCTTCTTCCTTGTTTAATACCGACTTTCAAACGAAGACCGGTATGAGCATGAACAGTTATCTCATGAATCAATTGTCGGTCGGTAATTCAAATTTACCAATTGAATCGCCTTCTTTACAGAAAGACACGACTTCCCAACTGAAAACACCTGGTACTTCAGTCAAGGATACTGTTGTGACACAAAACCATGTGGAGCCACAATTACCAACAAATGAATTGGAAAAAAGACCAATTCTTACGCCGCCGCGGCACATCAAGCCACCGACGGAACTTTAA
- a CDS encoding c-type cytochrome, whose protein sequence is MKTINKLGAIVSVFTIALALSAFGFQQEKPKEEPKPTNLKVLPKNISHDELISTMKEFNVALGVKCGFCHAPSKEDPKKMDFASDDNHKKEIGRAMIKMTQKINKKYFNRSWDSSPAKAISCKTCHGGKEEPEMVLAKN, encoded by the coding sequence ATGAAAACAATAAATAAACTTGGTGCAATTGTATCTGTCTTTACTATCGCCCTTGCTTTGAGTGCATTTGGCTTCCAACAGGAAAAGCCGAAAGAAGAACCAAAACCGACCAATCTCAAAGTTCTTCCCAAAAATATCTCCCACGACGAATTGATTTCCACTATGAAGGAATTTAATGTCGCCTTGGGCGTAAAATGTGGTTTCTGTCATGCACCGTCGAAGGAAGACCCCAAAAAAATGGATTTTGCGAGTGATGATAACCACAAAAAAGAAATTGGACGAGCGATGATTAAGATGACCCAAAAGATAAACAAAAAGTATTTTAATCGTAGCTGGGATAGCTCACCCGCCAAAGCTATTTCCTGTAAAACCTGTCATGGTGGAAAAGAAGAACCAGAAATGGTCTTAGCAAAAAACTAA
- a CDS encoding THUMP-like domain-containing protein, whose amino-acid sequence MNTLILQEEAQQFLERNKLESPTKIALKKSPFEGISSSELAAQLDGRQRASGKIPLWAETAGIYFPTKLNLEQCSSEKTGLFKSSLIENNSHLIDATSGFGVDSFYFSKRAKQVTSCELNPELAAITQHNAKILKAENLQIIAANGVEYILNDPKRRFDYIYLDPSRRVQNKKVFLLDECEPNLVALQDEFFKHANKIISKLAPLLDISAAIHMLQHVKDVYVVSLQNDCKELIFVQEKGYEAEPCIHAVRLYQEQQQIISFTYENERAISNDYSRPLSYLYEPDVALSKAGAFKTIAEVFKVKKLHKNTHLYTSDQKIENFPGKTFIIKQVESFTDFKKNKRALNSDIIAKNFPLKTEEIKKKFKIKNAGDSFTFFTTTVNDQLSVIHTQRILD is encoded by the coding sequence ATGAACACATTAATCCTTCAAGAGGAGGCTCAACAGTTTTTAGAACGAAACAAACTGGAGTCTCCGACTAAAATCGCTTTAAAAAAATCTCCTTTTGAAGGAATATCATCTTCCGAGCTCGCAGCACAACTCGATGGTAGACAACGGGCGAGCGGCAAAATTCCACTATGGGCCGAAACAGCAGGGATTTACTTCCCCACCAAACTCAATCTCGAACAATGTTCTTCCGAGAAAACCGGATTATTTAAAAGTTCACTCATCGAAAACAACAGCCATTTAATTGATGCTACCAGTGGCTTCGGTGTTGATAGCTTTTACTTCTCTAAGCGGGCAAAGCAAGTAACATCCTGCGAACTCAATCCCGAACTCGCTGCAATCACCCAACATAATGCAAAGATATTGAAAGCAGAAAATCTTCAGATCATTGCGGCAAATGGAGTTGAATATATACTAAACGATCCAAAGAGAAGATTTGATTATATCTATTTGGATCCTTCAAGAAGAGTTCAAAACAAAAAAGTGTTTCTACTTGATGAATGTGAACCTAATTTGGTTGCCTTGCAGGATGAGTTTTTCAAACATGCCAACAAGATAATAAGTAAGCTAGCCCCACTATTAGATATTTCTGCAGCGATACACATGCTGCAACATGTTAAGGACGTCTATGTCGTCTCTTTGCAAAACGACTGCAAAGAACTTATCTTTGTTCAGGAGAAAGGATACGAAGCTGAACCTTGCATCCACGCAGTCAGGTTATATCAAGAACAACAGCAGATTATATCTTTCACTTACGAAAATGAACGTGCAATTTCAAATGACTACAGTAGGCCGCTATCCTATTTATACGAACCAGATGTAGCTCTTTCCAAAGCCGGAGCATTTAAGACTATTGCCGAAGTATTCAAGGTAAAAAAACTCCATAAAAACACCCATCTCTACACCTCCGATCAAAAGATCGAAAATTTTCCCGGTAAAACATTCATCATCAAACAGGTGGAATCATTTACAGATTTTAAGAAAAATAAAAGAGCATTGAATTCCGATATCATCGCCAAAAATTTTCCCTTGAAGACCGAAGAGATCAAAAAGAAATTTAAAATCAAAAACGCTGGTGACTCGTTCACATTTTTTACGACAACCGTGAATGATCAACTTAGTGTCATACATACCCAACGGATTTTAGATTAG